One window of the Populus trichocarpa isolate Nisqually-1 chromosome 9, P.trichocarpa_v4.1, whole genome shotgun sequence genome contains the following:
- the LOC7491172 gene encoding transcription factor FER-LIKE IRON DEFICIENCY-INDUCED TRANSCRIPTION FACTOR, with protein sequence MDRMDDPTGNPLAAQTNFQFQLQDFIDEANFDRYIDLIRGENEITAFDCDLINGFLVDNQFGLSTGDKFDCDLINHVPTHTSSAMEQDPNYVPIALPSFDGDMGLEAEEDTDEEDSSGTATTTKKTKKDRSRTLISERRRRGRMKEKLYALRSLVPNITKMDKASIIGDAVLFVQELQMQANKLKADIASLESSLIGSDRYQGSNRNPKNLQNTSNNHPIRKKIIKMDVFQVEERGFYVRLVCNKGEGVAPSLYRALESLTSFSVQNSNLATTSEGFVLTFTLNVKESEQDMNLPNLKLWVTGALLNQGFELLTA encoded by the exons ATGGATAGGATGGATGATCCAACTGGAAACCCTTTAGCAGCACAGACTAATTTTCAGTTTCAGTTGCAAGATTTCATTGATGAAGCCAACTTCGATCGATACATTGATCTAATTCGAGGAGAGAATGAAATCACTGCTTTCGATTGTGATCTTATCAATGGCTTTTTGGTCGATAACCAATTTGGTCTGTCCACAGGAGATAAATTTGATTGTGATCTCATCAACCATGTTCCTACACACACTTCTAGTGCAATGGAACAGGATCCCAATTACGTCCCCATTGCATTGCCGAGTTTTGACGGGGACATGGGATTAGAGGCTGAAGAAGATACTGATGAGGAAGACTCTTCTGGAACCGCCACAACGACTAAGAAGACGAAGAAGGATCGATCAAGGACATTGATTTCGGAGCGAAGGAGGAGGGGTAGGATGAAGGAGAAGCTCTATGCTTTGCGGTCCTTGGTTCCTAATATAACTAAG ATGGACAAGGCCTCCATAATTGGGGATGCCGTATTATTTGTGCAAGAGCTGCAAATGCAAGCCAATAAGCTAAAAGCTGATATTGCCAGCCTTGAATCATCCTTAATAGGATCAGATAGATATCAAGGGTCAAATAGAAATCCAAAGAATCTTCAAAATACAAGTAACAACCATCCAATTCGCAAGAAGATCATCAAG ATGGATGTGTTTCAAGTGGAAGAAAGAGGGTTTTACGTGAGATTGGTGTGCAACAAGGGAGAAGGCGTTGCACCCTCGCTCTATAGGGCTCTCGAGTCCCTTACAAGCTTCAGTGTTCAAAACTCAAACTTGGCTACAACTTCTGAGGGGTTTGTATTAACATTTACTTTAAAT GTTAAAGAAAGTGAGCAGGACATGAACTTGCCAAATTTGAAGCTATGGGTTACTGGGGCTCTTTTGAATCAAGGATTTGAACTGTTAACGGCTTAA
- the LOC7463321 gene encoding E3 ubiquitin-protein ligase RZFP34 isoform X2 yields the protein MGSESVAQSDFLEFGDTEASLMEIGSGNYGCSHYRRRCKIRAPCCNEIFDCRHCHNDAKNGLETNPLDRHDIPRHEVTKVKQNCINCGVCMGKYYCSKCKFFDDDVSKNQYHCDECGICRTGGKENFFHCNKCGCCYSMLMKDAHRCVERAMHHNCPVCFEFLFDTMRDITVLPCGHTIHLECLKEMEQHYRYSCPVCSKSICDMTRLWKKLDQEIAATPMPETYQNKMVWILCNDCGANSHVQFHIVAHKCLRCNSYNTRQTRGGPAASCSSEVGIEIK from the exons ATGGGGAGTGAATCCGTGGCACAATcagattttcttgaatttggaGATACAGAAGCATCTTTGATGGAGATTGGTTCTGGGAATTATGG ATGCTCACATTATAGGAGGAGATGCAAGATTAGAGCACCTTGTTGCAATGAAATCTTTGATTGCAGGCATTGTCATAATGATGCTAAG AATGGGTTGGAAACTAACCCACTTGATCGACATGATATTCCTCGCCATGAAGTCACAAAg GTTAAGCAAAATTGCATAAACTGTGGAGTTTGCATGGGGAAATACTACTGTTCTAAGTGCAAGTTCTTCGATGATGAT gtttcaaaaaatcaataccATTGTGATGAGTGTGGAATATGCAG AACTGGAGGAAAGGAAAATTTCTTCCATTGCAACAAATGTG GTTGTTGTTATTCAATGTTAATGAAGGATGCACACCGTTGTGTTGAAAGGGCTATGCACCATAATTGCCCTGTTTGTTTTGAG TTTCTATTTGACACTATGAGAGATATCACTGTGTTGCCTTGTGGACACACAATACATTTGGAATGCTTGAAAGAGATGGAACAACATTACCG GTATTCATGCCCAGTTTGCTCCAAGTCCATATGTGATATGACAAGATTGTGGAAAAAGCTTGATCAAGAG ATTGCTGCAACTCCGATGCCTGAAACGTACCAGAATAAAATG GTGTGGATTCTCTGCAATGATTGCGGAGCAAATTCCCATGTCCAATTCCACATTGTGGCACATAAATGCTTGAGATGCAACTCATACAATACCAGACAGACACGAGGAGGCCCTGCTGCATCATGCTCATCAGAAGTAGGCATTGAGATTAAATGA
- the LOC7463321 gene encoding E3 ubiquitin-protein ligase RZFP34 isoform X1 encodes MGSESVAQSDFLEFGDTEASLMEIGSGNYGCSHYRRRCKIRAPCCNEIFDCRHCHNDAKNGLETNPLDRHDIPRHEVTKVICSLCDTEQDVKQNCINCGVCMGKYYCSKCKFFDDDVSKNQYHCDECGICRTGGKENFFHCNKCGCCYSMLMKDAHRCVERAMHHNCPVCFEFLFDTMRDITVLPCGHTIHLECLKEMEQHYRYSCPVCSKSICDMTRLWKKLDQEIAATPMPETYQNKMVWILCNDCGANSHVQFHIVAHKCLRCNSYNTRQTRGGPAASCSSEVGIEIK; translated from the exons ATGGGGAGTGAATCCGTGGCACAATcagattttcttgaatttggaGATACAGAAGCATCTTTGATGGAGATTGGTTCTGGGAATTATGG ATGCTCACATTATAGGAGGAGATGCAAGATTAGAGCACCTTGTTGCAATGAAATCTTTGATTGCAGGCATTGTCATAATGATGCTAAG AATGGGTTGGAAACTAACCCACTTGATCGACATGATATTCCTCGCCATGAAGTCACAAAg GTTATTTGTTCACTCTGTGACACCGAACAAGAT GTTAAGCAAAATTGCATAAACTGTGGAGTTTGCATGGGGAAATACTACTGTTCTAAGTGCAAGTTCTTCGATGATGAT gtttcaaaaaatcaataccATTGTGATGAGTGTGGAATATGCAG AACTGGAGGAAAGGAAAATTTCTTCCATTGCAACAAATGTG GTTGTTGTTATTCAATGTTAATGAAGGATGCACACCGTTGTGTTGAAAGGGCTATGCACCATAATTGCCCTGTTTGTTTTGAG TTTCTATTTGACACTATGAGAGATATCACTGTGTTGCCTTGTGGACACACAATACATTTGGAATGCTTGAAAGAGATGGAACAACATTACCG GTATTCATGCCCAGTTTGCTCCAAGTCCATATGTGATATGACAAGATTGTGGAAAAAGCTTGATCAAGAG ATTGCTGCAACTCCGATGCCTGAAACGTACCAGAATAAAATG GTGTGGATTCTCTGCAATGATTGCGGAGCAAATTCCCATGTCCAATTCCACATTGTGGCACATAAATGCTTGAGATGCAACTCATACAATACCAGACAGACACGAGGAGGCCCTGCTGCATCATGCTCATCAGAAGTAGGCATTGAGATTAAATGA